Within Desulfobacter sp., the genomic segment TTTCCATGTTTTTTAGACCACCGCTGATAACTGAAACTTTTGGTGCCAGTTGGAGAAATGCAGCACCTTAAACCAGGCGTTTTGAGGTCAAAGACAAAATAGCGTTTATCTTTGATGATATCTTTTTTCGTTAACTGATGGTCTGTGAAATTGAATTTGGTTTCAGTCTTGCCGGTCATCATATACTCTCCAATGGGTTGAGATTGCCCTTGATAGATATATGCACTATGAAATACGTAGTGCATAGTGATGTTTTATATCTGAATATAGAATATATTATAGATGAATAAACGCTAAAAAGCAATTATAATAGCGCATTGAGAGATATTGAGAGATATAACAAGAATGAATTACGTTAATTGGAGATTATCTTGATTTTCCTTCTAATGGCAAGATTTTTTTCTAAAAAGCCAGATAATCCGGTATTAAATTGATTTTAACATTGAAAATAACCGGTTTATCCGGTTCATTTTTTTGGTTTGAAATCTGTTTGTATTCTTAAAGTGCTGTTTTTGCCCCCGAAAAAGCGATTATAGGCCTGTTTTAGGGGGTGTTTTTTGACCTATGTCCTTAATTGACATCCTTCTTTCGTGGTCCGACCCCGGCCATGGGCCATGCCCGGATCAGTCCTTTCTCCTATTCATCAACATGTATATCGTTTTCATGTGGATATATTTTTTTATGTTTTGTTAAATACCCTTGAAACGTGAAGCCAATATTTTGGTTGATTAAATCGTTCGGGGATATCACAAGTGGATTTATCCAATGATTAAAGTCCGCTCGGCCTATTTTATTAAATGATGCTAATGCTAGTTCAGAGCAAAAATACTTCGATTTTTCTGGGTTAAAAAATCCTGCTTTGTATCTATGCCGAATAAAAGTTTTGATCAAAGGATAAAGCAACCTGTATGTTAATCGTTTTGGTTCCTTTAACCAGTAGTGACTTTTCCAGTAAATTTCTCTACAAAGTGGAAGTAATGCGGCTCCAGATTTATTGTAAGGTTTACCGATTTGCCTTTTTAAAAATCCCACAATTTCAATTTGCTGGTCATATGAAACGTGCTTATCTCTCATTATAGTGATGAGGGTATAATTTTTTATAAAGTCTTCAATGAGATTGATTTTAACACCACTCCCTGTAGCATCTACAACCCTATATTTATCCACAACTATTCCAACATGACCATAGATCCCTTTTGTCATTTGCTGGATAACCCGATTATTAAATGATTTGTTTTCTATTTCTTCATCAGTGTAACAAATCAATAAGTCGCCGATCTCCACATCGTCTATTTCAACTTTTTGTGGTATCTTATCATTTCCAATTTTTATTCCTGGTATTAAGCATTCATTGCCAGTTTGATCTATATCTGAAAGAAGAACCATAAAATTCTAATATTACGTCCAAATTGTAATGTTGACTTACTTCAAGAACGACCATGCTTACCGGTTGGGGCGTAGCGTAGCAAAACATCCATGTGAATTGGCGTTGTTATGTGGCTTACAAATATCTGCGGTTTTTTCTGCTATTTTGCCCAGTAAGATTGGTTCCGTTGTAGTTCCATGATGGCTGGCACTTATTAATTAATATTTCTTCTACATAATGCCGTAGAGATTCAGGATTAATCTCAACAAAGGAAAACGCTATATCATGACCTTTAGTAACTTTTGACATTACTTCATCAAATTTTGACCCTGTACTTTTACCTGATTTAGTATCTTTATTGCGCCAAATAAGATGTGAACGTATTCTTTGTCGTGTACCAGTCGATTTGACCTGACCTATATATTTCAGTTCCCATTCTTCGTTTGGTTTTGCCGAAAATATAATATATATCCCACCACGACTCTCTATACTTTTAAGAAGCTTTTCGTTTAGAGAATCAATCTCTTTATATAAATCTTCCCATATTTTTTTCCCACTTCTTTGTTTTAGAACCTCAGGATATGTAACCTCGATAATATTGTTCTTTATTTTTGTACGTACGCTATTAACCAAATCTATTAAGTGTTCATCAGATTTTATATCTGCAGTTTCAAACATGACGTAACCTTCTTTTCACATAACAACCCAAATAAGCGGTTTATCCGTCTTCATTTTGATTGTTGAGTGTTTGCTCTATCCAGTTTACGCACTTTTTTTGTTCATGCGTAAGCTAAAATCATCCTTTTGGTCCTCAGAAATTATATTGAGTATTTTTCCTTCATCAGAGACAAAACCAAGGCAAGCAATGTCTTTGTTATTGGAAATCGACAGGAGTCCAGCATATTGACCGTCACTTTCCTTTTTCCTTTTATATCTACCGCTAAAAGTTGAACCAGAGATACTCCCTGTGAGTTCAACCTTATATAATTCTGGGTTTAGTGCTCCGATAGGCTCTTTCCAGGTTGTGTTGATTATTTTGCTCGAGGAATTAAGAGTTATGCTCTCTCCAGTATCTAACGTCCATTCGCCATCAAGGCTATCAATAGATCCAAGATATATTTGTTCTGTATAACTTCTAATCTGTTTTTGCCTATCAAAAGATTTTTTAGTCAACCGATCCCATTTTTCATTTTCTTCCTTTTTCTTTTCCGCAATGCTACCTAACAGGCTATATACATTTTCATGGGGCTTATCCATCAGGGAGGCATCTTTAGCAATTCTTTCTGCTTCTTCAGTGAAACCAGCATCTAAGAGCAAATACCCTTCATTTGCCATTGCCAGTGAATTTTTAAGCTTTGATGATTCTTTATAGTTTTCTACCGCCTTGATTGCTAACCCAGCCTCCTGCGCTCTAACTCCCAAATTATTTAGGGCTGTAGAATTGTCCTTATCTATACGAAGCAAGGTCAAGTAATTGCTAATTGATATTTCCTCAATTTCTTGTTCACTCGCGCTATAAGCTGAATTAAATAATTCATCTCTATTATTTGCATCATATTCTAATGATTTATCTTTGCAATAGACAGCAAGATTATTATTCCCTAACGATTTTTCTATAATAGCAAGAGCCGCATAAATTTTCGATTTTTGAATATCTTCCTGAATTAACGTCAACCTTTTGATTAGAATTCTTTTGGCCTCTTCAATATCACCGTCTCTATCCAATGCCCGAGAAAGGTTTACAATTGAATCAGTAATCAAGTGTTCTGATGTGATTTCACTGATGGCATTTTTCCATAGCTGTATTTCTTTCTTCGTTTGTCTACTATCGTGAAAACAAAAAGAAAGCCAAGTTAATGTATTATGTTTAGTTTGTTCGGTTTTAGATGACCTTGCCAATTCTTCAAGCTGAGAAATTGCTGTGTTGTCTTTTCCCTTCTCAAATAAAAAATAGAGGAAAAAAGCTTTGTTTTCTTCTAACTTAATTTCATCCTTTTCATCAAGTGCGTATTCTTTGAATACCCGTTTTGCATCGTCAATTCTTCCCTCGCTAAAAGCAGCATGCATTTTGCCAAACCAAGTTGTCTCCTTCCCCACCTGATCGATTTCATCTTTGCCTTCTTCTTTAATTGTCAATTTTTCGACAGCACTATGCGGTTTTGCTCCTGTTGCATCTGCAATTTTGGGAGATGTTGCCTCAATACCAATTTGAGATTCTCCCTTTTTATATGTTAGGCTTGTTAATCTATTTATAAGATCTGAAATCGCCTTTCGACACGTAAAGACCAAGTGATCAACGACAAATATTTTTTTCCTTCAACGACAATTAAAACTCCCGTTCCCCAACCTGCGTAACCATTTAATTTCATTAAAAAATACTTGCAAAACAATTCTGATTATGTTTTTTAAGACCATCCTTCCGGAGGATAAGGCTATGCTGGAGAGCAACCTGAGCGCCGAGAAGGTGACTGAAGTATGAGGGGCCGTATTTTCCACGTACGGCCTTTCGCTTTTTGCTCTCATACTTTGGTCTATAATGCGCTAAACTCCGGGGGTTTGGGGGCTGGCCCCCATTATAATCCGGTAAAAAGTCCTTTTAATTACCATCACAAAACCCGGTTCTTCCATGGGTTAAGCCCTCTATCGATAGTATCCGTCCGATAGTGCTTGCTGACGGCATTGGTTCAATATTTTCCGCTTCCATCTCCTTGCTGATAGCACCGGCACCGCAGTTCAGGCCTCGATTGTATAAATCCAGTCGGATCATTTTAATAATCTCAACAATCTCCTGCCTGGTATATCTGGTCTCGATCATTATTCGGCCTCCATTTTAGCCTGTTCCATGCGATAGCTTTCCACATTCAATTCAAGGATGATACTGTGATGAACGAGTCTGTCGATGGCTGCTGCCGTTGTCATAGGGTCCTTAAAAATCTGTTCCCACTTAGAGAACGGAAGATTGCTCGTGATCATCAGGCTGCCCTGTTCATACCGTTCCGCCAAAAAGGTAAACAGCACTTCCATTTCTCCCCGGCTTTGTTGGACATACCCAATGTCATCTATAATCACAGCATCAAACCTGGAGAGGGATTTGAGTTTTTTGGTTAGCTCAAGATCCCTTTTGGCAATCAGCAGATCCTGGACGAGCTGACTGCATGAGATAAAAAGAACCTGCTTACCCTTTGCAATTAATTCATGGCCAATGGCACAGAGCAGATGGGTTTTCCCGCTACCCGGATTACCAAAGGCCAGGATGTTTTCACAGCGCTCTAAAAAAGCGCCGTTGACCAGGACACTTAAATGATTGGCAACCTTTAAGGGGAGGCGCTTTTTATCAAAATTCTCAAATGTCTTGGAAGATGGCAACTTGGATGCCCTCAGGTTACGTGATATCCGGTTCTGCCAGCGGACTTCGCATTCGAGACTCAACAATTGTAAGAGGTACTTTTCATATCCCCATGCCTCCGCCCTGGCCTGATCCGCCATTTCTTCATAACTGCGGCGCATGGTCGGCATATGGAGGCTTTTAAGATTGGTGTCTATCTGATCCCGATCATTGATCATGCCGCCACCCCCTTGAGCAATTGGTCATAACGAGTCAAATCAACTGCCTGGATATGAACATCATCCGGCCTGCTGACAGAGGCGTTGGACTCAATAAGGCGTTTAACAGCCTCTTTGCTGATTTCCTGATCCTCGTTTATTAGAACCATCAGGGCGCTGTCTACTGCCACCTCGCTTGTCTTTGCTGCCAGGTATAATATTTTCAGATACCTTGCTGCTGAGCTTTTAACGGTATAACGCTTTCTTAAATGATCGTAGGCAATCCGGAACCGGCTGGTGGGGAACATGGCATTACGATAACGATAATTTTCAAATGCCCCCGGTTTTTTGACCAGGCTGTCAATGATATGCCGGTAATTGATTTTATATTTGCCCTCACCCCGCAACCTTGGCAAAGTATCGACCTTTCTCTGGCCGTACCAGACCTCCAGGCATTCCATGTAGAGGCGGACCTGG encodes:
- a CDS encoding ATP-binding protein, producing the protein MINDRDQIDTNLKSLHMPTMRRSYEEMADQARAEAWGYEKYLLQLLSLECEVRWQNRISRNLRASKLPSSKTFENFDKKRLPLKVANHLSVLVNGAFLERCENILAFGNPGSGKTHLLCAIGHELIAKGKQVLFISCSQLVQDLLIAKRDLELTKKLKSLSRFDAVIIDDIGYVQQSRGEMEVLFTFLAERYEQGSLMITSNLPFSKWEQIFKDPMTTAAAIDRLVHHSIILELNVESYRMEQAKMEAE
- a CDS encoding GIY-YIG nuclease family protein translates to MFETADIKSDEHLIDLVNSVRTKIKNNIIEVTYPEVLKQRSGKKIWEDLYKEIDSLNEKLLKSIESRGGIYIIFSAKPNEEWELKYIGQVKSTGTRQRIRSHLIWRNKDTKSGKSTGSKFDEVMSKVTKGHDIAFSFVEINPESLRHYVEEILINKCQPSWNYNGTNLTGQNSRKNRRYL